Proteins from one Bacteroides zhangwenhongii genomic window:
- the rsmA gene encoding 16S rRNA (adenine(1518)-N(6)/adenine(1519)-N(6))-dimethyltransferase RsmA has product MKLVKPKKFLGQHFLKDLKVAQDIADTVDTFPELPILEVGPGMGVLTQFLVKKDRLVKVVEVDYESVAYLREAYPSLEDHIIEDDFLKMNLHRLFNGKPFVLTGNYPYNISSQIFFKMLDNKDIIPCCTGMIQKEVAERIAAGPGSKTYGILSVLIQAWYKVEYLFTVSEHVFNPPPKVKSAVIRMTRNEVQELGCDEKLFKQVVKTTFNQRRKTLRNSIKPILGKDCPLTEDSLFNKRPEQLSVEEFIDLTNKVEEALKQQ; this is encoded by the coding sequence ATGAAATTAGTAAAGCCTAAAAAGTTTCTCGGACAGCACTTTCTGAAAGATTTGAAAGTAGCTCAGGATATTGCCGATACGGTCGACACCTTTCCCGAACTGCCCATTTTAGAGGTAGGACCGGGTATGGGCGTACTGACTCAATTTCTGGTGAAGAAAGACCGGCTGGTAAAAGTCGTAGAAGTTGACTATGAATCGGTTGCTTATCTCCGCGAAGCCTATCCGTCACTGGAAGACCATATTATTGAAGACGATTTCCTGAAGATGAATCTTCACCGGTTGTTTAATGGGAAACCTTTCGTTCTGACCGGTAATTACCCGTATAATATCTCCAGCCAGATCTTTTTCAAGATGTTGGATAATAAGGATATCATTCCTTGTTGCACAGGTATGATCCAGAAAGAGGTTGCCGAACGTATTGCCGCCGGACCGGGCAGCAAAACATACGGTATTCTCAGCGTATTGATTCAAGCGTGGTACAAGGTGGAATATCTGTTTACCGTCAGCGAACACGTATTCAACCCACCCCCAAAAGTCAAAAGTGCCGTTATCCGTATGACGCGCAACGAAGTCCAAGAGCTGGGATGCGACGAGAAGTTATTCAAGCAGGTGGTGAAAACCACCTTCAACCAACGGCGCAAGACTTTGCGCAATTCCATCAAACCGATCTTAGGCAAAGATTGTCCGCTGACAGAGGATTCATTATTCAATAAACGTCCGGAACAACTATCGGTAGAAGAATTTATCGACTTGACCAATAAAGTGGAAGAAGCACTGAAACAACAATGA
- the mgtE gene encoding magnesium transporter — protein MNEEYIDTVKHLIEQKDADKVKELLVDLHPADIAELCNDLNAEGARFIYRLLDNETAADVLVEMDEDARKELLEMLPSETIAKRFVDYMDTDDAVDLMRELDEDKQEEVLSHIEDIEQAGDIVDLLKYDENTAGGLMGTEMVLVNENWSMPECLKEMRQQAEELDEIYYVYVIDDDERLRGIFPLKKMITSPSVSKVKHVMQKDPISVHVDTPIDEVVQAIEKYDLVAIPVIDSIGRLVGQITVDDVMDEVREQSERDYQLASGLSQDVETDDNVLKQTTARLPWLLIGMLGGIGNSMILGNFDSTFAAHPEMALYIPLIGGTGGNVGTQSSAIIVQGLANSSLDAKNTFKQVTKEAVVALINATIISLLVYTYNFIRFGATATVTYSVSISLFAVVMFASIFGTLVPMTLEKLKIDPAIATGPFIAITNDIIGMMLYMGITVLLS, from the coding sequence ATGAACGAGGAATACATTGATACCGTAAAACACCTTATAGAGCAGAAAGACGCTGATAAGGTAAAAGAACTCCTCGTCGACCTTCATCCGGCCGACATCGCTGAGTTATGCAATGACTTGAATGCGGAAGGAGCCAGATTCATTTATCGCTTGCTCGACAATGAAACGGCCGCCGACGTGTTGGTCGAAATGGATGAGGACGCACGTAAAGAGCTTCTCGAAATGCTTCCTTCGGAGACTATCGCCAAACGCTTTGTCGACTATATGGATACGGATGACGCCGTAGACCTGATGCGTGAACTTGACGAGGACAAACAGGAAGAAGTTCTTTCGCATATCGAAGACATCGAACAGGCAGGAGATATTGTCGACTTGTTGAAATACGACGAAAATACCGCCGGCGGTTTGATGGGTACGGAAATGGTACTTGTCAACGAGAACTGGAGTATGCCCGAGTGTCTGAAAGAGATGCGGCAACAAGCGGAGGAGCTGGATGAGATCTATTATGTATATGTCATCGACGACGACGAACGTTTGCGTGGTATCTTCCCGCTCAAGAAAATGATTACTTCTCCATCCGTGTCCAAAGTAAAGCATGTGATGCAGAAAGATCCGATTTCCGTGCACGTAGACACTCCTATCGATGAAGTGGTACAAGCGATTGAGAAGTATGACTTGGTGGCTATTCCCGTTATCGACAGCATCGGGCGGCTCGTAGGACAAATCACTGTCGACGACGTCATGGATGAGGTTCGTGAACAGTCGGAACGTGATTACCAATTGGCTTCCGGTCTTTCGCAAGACGTAGAAACCGACGACAACGTACTCAAGCAGACTACTGCCCGTCTCCCCTGGTTATTGATCGGTATGCTCGGCGGTATCGGAAACTCCATGATTCTGGGTAACTTCGATTCAACCTTTGCCGCCCATCCTGAAATGGCGCTCTATATCCCGCTTATCGGTGGTACAGGTGGAAATGTCGGAACACAATCTTCGGCTATCATCGTGCAAGGGCTGGCAAACAGCTCGCTGGATGCTAAAAACACATTCAAGCAAGTGACCAAAGAAGCAGTAGTGGCGTTAATCAATGCTACAATCATCTCTCTATTGGTATATACATATAATTTCATCCGCTTCGGCGCAACGGCTACGGTTACGTATTCCGTATCCATCAGTCTGTTTGCCGTAGTGATGTTCGCTTCTATTTTTGGAACACTCGTGCCAATGACGCTCGAAAAGCTAAAAATAGATCCCGCCATTGCAACGGGGCCCTTTATTGCCATCACAAATGACATTATCGGCATGATGTTGTACATGGGAATTACGGTTTTATTATCATAA
- a CDS encoding DUF349 domain-containing protein, with protein MMDAHDTNQPLNQGELEEEKKTVEVSEAITETPTEEVTAEVQTEAAPKPATKEDVLNQLKELAQNAENANKQDIDNLKQSFYKLHNAELEAAKKEFTDNGGAIEDFVPQEDPEEEEFKRLMGVIKEKRSKMAAELERQKEENLQVKLSIIEELKELVESGDDANKSYTEFKKLQQQWNETKLVPQGKVNELWKNYQLYVEKFYDLLKLNNEFREYDFKKNLEIKTHLCEAAEKLADEEDVVSAFHQLQKLHQEFRDTGPVAKELRDEIWNRFKAASTAVNRRHQQHFEALKETEQHNLDQKTVICEIVEAIEYNELKTFSAWENKTQEVIALQNKWKTIGFAPQKMNVKIFERFRHACDDFFKKKGEFFKSLKEGMNENLEKKKALCEKAEALKDSTDWKATADALTKLQKEWKTIGPVAKKHSDAVWKRFISACDYFFDQKNKATSSQRSVEAENMEKKKALIEKLSAIDENMDMEEASTLVRELMKEWNSIGHVPFKEKDKLYKQYHNLIDQLFDRFNINASNKKLSNFRSNISNIQGSGPQSLYREREKLVRAYENMKNELQTYENNLGFLTSTSKKGSSLLTELNRKVDKLKADLDLVLQKIKVIDESIKAEE; from the coding sequence ATGATGGACGCTCATGACACTAATCAACCCTTGAACCAAGGGGAATTAGAAGAAGAAAAAAAAACAGTCGAGGTTTCTGAAGCTATAACAGAGACTCCAACTGAAGAAGTTACTGCCGAAGTTCAAACTGAAGCAGCTCCTAAACCTGCTACAAAGGAAGATGTATTGAACCAATTAAAGGAGCTTGCGCAGAATGCAGAAAATGCGAACAAGCAGGATATCGACAATCTGAAACAATCATTCTACAAGTTACATAACGCCGAACTGGAAGCTGCTAAAAAGGAGTTCACAGATAACGGTGGAGCCATTGAGGATTTTGTTCCGCAAGAAGACCCGGAAGAAGAAGAATTCAAACGTCTGATGGGAGTTATCAAAGAAAAGCGAAGCAAAATGGCTGCTGAGTTAGAACGACAAAAAGAAGAAAACCTACAAGTCAAACTTTCCATCATCGAAGAACTGAAGGAATTAGTAGAATCCGGAGATGATGCCAATAAGTCTTATACCGAATTTAAAAAGTTGCAACAGCAGTGGAATGAGACGAAGCTGGTTCCGCAAGGCAAAGTAAATGAACTGTGGAAGAATTATCAATTATATGTAGAGAAGTTCTACGACTTATTGAAGCTGAACAACGAATTCCGCGAATATGACTTCAAGAAGAACTTGGAAATCAAGACTCACCTTTGCGAAGCTGCCGAAAAGTTGGCTGACGAGGAAGATGTTGTTTCCGCTTTCCACCAACTCCAAAAATTGCATCAGGAATTCCGTGATACGGGTCCGGTAGCCAAAGAGTTGCGTGATGAAATATGGAACCGCTTCAAAGCGGCTTCTACCGCTGTCAACCGTCGCCATCAGCAACATTTTGAGGCACTGAAGGAAACAGAACAGCACAATCTAGACCAAAAAACCGTTATCTGCGAAATCGTAGAAGCGATAGAATATAATGAACTGAAAACATTCTCTGCTTGGGAAAACAAGACTCAGGAAGTAATTGCATTGCAAAACAAATGGAAAACAATCGGTTTTGCGCCTCAAAAGATGAATGTGAAGATATTCGAACGTTTCCGTCATGCGTGTGATGACTTCTTCAAGAAAAAAGGAGAGTTCTTCAAGAGCTTGAAAGAAGGAATGAACGAAAATCTGGAAAAGAAAAAAGCACTGTGCGAGAAAGCGGAAGCCTTGAAAGACAGCACTGACTGGAAAGCTACTGCCGACGCTCTCACCAAACTTCAAAAAGAGTGGAAGACTATCGGACCGGTAGCCAAGAAACATTCGGATGCAGTATGGAAACGTTTCATTTCCGCTTGTGACTATTTCTTCGACCAGAAAAACAAAGCTACTTCTTCACAACGTTCTGTGGAAGCAGAGAACATGGAGAAAAAGAAAGCATTGATCGAAAAGCTGTCTGCCATCGACGAAAACATGGATATGGAAGAAGCCAGTACACTTGTTCGGGAGTTAATGAAAGAATGGAACTCTATCGGTCATGTGCCATTCAAAGAGAAAGATAAACTTTACAAGCAATACCACAACTTGATTGACCAATTGTTTGACCGTTTCAACATCAATGCTTCCAATAAGAAACTAAGTAACTTCCGTTCTAACATCAGCAATATTCAAGGAAGTGGCCCGCAATCTTTATACAGAGAACGAGAAAAGCTGGTACGTGCTTATGAGAATATGAAGAACGAACTACAGACATATGAAAACAATCTGGGCTTCCTGACTTCCACTTCAAAGAAAGGTAGTAGCCTGTTAACTGAATTGAATCGCAAGGTAGACAAATTAAAAGCAGATCTGGACTTGGTTTTACAGAAAATCAAGGTAATTGACGAATCAATAAAAGCTGAAGAGTGA
- the rsfS gene encoding ribosome silencing factor, translated as MNDTKVLIEKIKEGIQEKKGKNIVIADLTKIEDTICKYFVICQGNSPSQVSAIVDSIKESARKGADSKPFAVDGLRNAEWVAMDYADVLVHVFLPETRAFYNLEHLWADAKLTQIPDLD; from the coding sequence ATGAACGATACTAAAGTATTAATCGAGAAAATAAAAGAGGGAATTCAAGAAAAAAAAGGTAAGAATATCGTTATTGCCGATCTAACCAAAATAGAAGATACCATCTGTAAATATTTCGTTATCTGTCAGGGAAACTCTCCCAGCCAAGTAAGTGCTATTGTAGACTCAATCAAAGAATCCGCACGAAAGGGTGCTGACAGCAAGCCTTTTGCAGTAGACGGACTCCGGAATGCCGAATGGGTAGCTATGGATTATGCAGATGTATTGGTACATGTATTTTTACCGGAAACAAGAGCCTTTTATAATCTTGAACACCTTTGGGCTGATGCCAAACTTACTCAAATCCCCGATTTAGACTAA